A stretch of Allostreptomyces psammosilenae DNA encodes these proteins:
- a CDS encoding NADH-quinone oxidoreductase subunit J, with amino-acid sequence MPDATTLLAATTSSAEAVQFWVLGTVAVLGALGTVLMRKAVHSALCLAAVMIVLAVFYIAQGAVFLGVVQVVVYTGAIMMLFLFVLMLVGVDSSQSLTETLRGQRWAAAVAALGFALVLAGAVSRAGLDTFTGLAGANAYGNVQGIAVLLFTRYVWAFELTGILLITAAVGAMVLTHRERTEPRRGQAALAAERIRRGEQITPLPAPGVYARHNAVDIPALLPDGTPLVTSVNPVLRARGQMREASEWRLPATRLAGGLAEVPRVDPVLPAVEPVGADDPWAGRTALTGPAGGEHSPLAPNGSNGSNGANGTNGVNGSNGSRATEGADR; translated from the coding sequence ATCCCCGACGCCACGACCCTGCTGGCCGCCACCACCTCCTCCGCCGAGGCGGTGCAGTTCTGGGTGCTGGGCACGGTCGCCGTGCTCGGCGCGCTCGGCACGGTGCTGATGCGCAAGGCCGTGCACAGCGCGCTCTGCCTGGCCGCCGTGATGATCGTGCTGGCCGTCTTCTACATCGCGCAGGGCGCCGTCTTCCTCGGCGTCGTGCAGGTGGTCGTCTACACCGGCGCCATCATGATGCTCTTCCTGTTCGTGCTGATGCTGGTCGGCGTGGACTCCTCGCAGTCGCTCACCGAGACGCTGCGCGGGCAGCGCTGGGCCGCGGCCGTCGCGGCGCTGGGCTTCGCGCTGGTCCTCGCCGGCGCCGTCTCGCGCGCCGGGCTGGACACCTTCACCGGCCTGGCCGGCGCCAACGCCTACGGCAACGTGCAGGGCATCGCCGTGCTGCTGTTCACCCGCTACGTGTGGGCGTTCGAGCTCACCGGCATCCTGCTGATCACGGCGGCCGTCGGCGCCATGGTGCTGACCCACCGCGAGCGCACCGAGCCGCGTCGCGGCCAGGCCGCGCTGGCGGCCGAGCGGATCCGGCGCGGCGAGCAGATCACCCCGCTGCCCGCGCCCGGCGTCTACGCCCGGCACAACGCGGTGGACATCCCGGCGCTGCTGCCCGACGGCACGCCGCTGGTGACCAGCGTGAACCCGGTGCTGCGGGCCCGCGGCCAGATGCGCGAGGCGTCCGAGTGGCGGCTGCCCGCCACCCGGCTCGCCGGCGGCCTGGCCGAGGTGCCGCGGGTCGACCCGGTGCTGCCGGCCGTGGAGCCGGTCGGCGCCGACGACCCGTGGGCCGGCCGCACCGCCCTGACCGGCCCGGCGGGCGGGGAGCACTCCCCGCTCGCCCCGAACGGCTCCAACGGCTCCAACGGCGCGAACGGGACGAACGGCGTGAACGGAAGCAACGGCAGCCGCGCCACGGAAGGAGCCGACCGGTGA
- a CDS encoding polyprenyl synthetase family protein, protein MTVVGPFGVSVQDEALEADLRTGLAAVEEALKAATTSDIPFLEEAARHLQEAGGKRFRPLLTLLAARFGDPYRPEVLQAAVAVELTHLATLYHDDVQDEAEMRRGAPSANARWDNTVAILTGDFLFARASQIVAGLGAEAVRIQAEAFERLVAGQILETVEPAADEDPVGHYLEVIAGKTGSLIAIAGRLGALLAGADDSQVHLLAEYGERIGVAFQLADDLLDIASDSDASGKLPGTDLREGVATLPLLMLRSSRPDPADPADTRLRELLAGVHGDLEDEALLAETLRLFRTHPALERARQETIRFADEARAVLAPLPEGPAKQALEGLCDAVVHRAS, encoded by the coding sequence GTGACCGTCGTCGGCCCCTTCGGGGTGAGCGTGCAGGACGAGGCACTCGAAGCGGACCTCCGTACCGGACTGGCCGCCGTCGAGGAGGCCCTGAAGGCCGCCACCACCAGCGACATCCCGTTCCTGGAGGAGGCCGCCCGGCACCTCCAGGAGGCCGGCGGCAAGCGGTTCCGGCCGCTGCTGACCCTGCTCGCCGCCCGGTTCGGCGACCCGTACCGGCCCGAGGTGCTGCAGGCCGCCGTCGCCGTGGAGCTCACCCACCTCGCCACGCTCTACCACGACGACGTGCAGGACGAGGCCGAGATGCGGCGCGGCGCGCCCAGCGCCAACGCGCGGTGGGACAACACCGTGGCGATCCTGACCGGGGACTTCCTCTTCGCCCGGGCCTCGCAGATCGTCGCGGGCCTCGGCGCGGAGGCCGTGCGCATCCAGGCGGAGGCGTTCGAGCGGCTGGTGGCCGGTCAGATCCTGGAGACCGTCGAGCCGGCCGCCGACGAGGACCCGGTGGGCCACTACCTGGAGGTCATCGCCGGCAAGACCGGCTCGCTGATCGCCATAGCGGGCCGCCTCGGCGCGCTGCTGGCCGGCGCGGACGACTCCCAGGTGCACCTGCTGGCCGAGTACGGCGAGCGGATCGGCGTGGCCTTCCAGCTGGCCGACGACCTGCTGGACATCGCCAGCGACAGCGACGCCTCCGGGAAGCTGCCCGGGACCGACCTGCGGGAGGGCGTCGCCACGCTGCCCCTGCTGATGCTGCGCTCCTCGCGGCCGGACCCGGCGGACCCGGCCGACACCCGGCTGCGCGAGCTGCTGGCCGGGGTCCACGGCGACCTGGAGGACGAGGCGCTGCTCGCCGAGACGCTGCGGCTGTTCCGCACCCACCCGGCGCTGGAGCGCGCACGGCAGGAGACCATCCGCTTCGCGGACGAGGCGCGCGCGGTGCTGGCGCCGCTGCCGGAGGGGCCGGCGAAGCAGGCCCTGGAGGGGCTGTGCGACGCGGTGGTGCACCGCGCCAGCTGA
- a CDS encoding Pycsar system effector family protein, whose translation MSTSPEEATTAAPARAAATSAAAGGPAVGGARVEPAEGAAPPAPDTPPDTPTAAPSPVAGESAGLRLLGEMRAEIGRADSKASILVALIGVAAGALAGALGAGRLPGPDALPAPAAALWWLGVAAWAAGLGSLLWAVVPRYRRSAWRPGLPLSFFGDVRRAALAGGLAEALRLAERDPLPGLVSALHDTSRIVAAKHHWIRVGVACFAMGALAIPAALAAG comes from the coding sequence ATGAGCACGTCGCCGGAGGAGGCCACCACCGCCGCGCCGGCCCGCGCCGCCGCCACGTCGGCGGCGGCCGGGGGGCCGGCGGTGGGAGGGGCGCGGGTGGAGCCGGCGGAGGGGGCGGCTCCACCCGCGCCGGACACCCCGCCGGACACCCCGACCGCCGCGCCCTCGCCGGTGGCCGGCGAGTCGGCCGGGCTGCGGTTGCTCGGGGAGATGCGGGCGGAGATCGGCCGGGCGGACAGCAAGGCGTCGATCCTGGTGGCGCTCATCGGGGTGGCCGCCGGAGCGCTGGCCGGCGCTCTCGGGGCCGGGCGGCTGCCCGGCCCCGACGCGCTGCCGGCGCCTGCCGCGGCGCTGTGGTGGCTGGGCGTGGCGGCCTGGGCGGCCGGGCTGGGCTCGCTGCTGTGGGCGGTGGTGCCGCGCTACCGCCGCAGCGCCTGGCGGCCCGGGCTTCCGCTGTCGTTCTTCGGGGACGTCCGCCGGGCCGCCCTGGCCGGGGGGCTCGCCGAGGCGCTGCGGCTCGCCGAGCGGGATCCGCTGCCCGGCCTGGTGAGCGCGCTGCACGACACCAGCCGGATCGTGGCGGCGAAGCACCACTGGATCCGGGTGGGCGTGGCCTGCTTCGCGATGGGCGCCCTGGCGATCCCGGCGGCGCTGGCGGCCGGCTGA
- a CDS encoding NADH-quinone oxidoreductase subunit M: MEFPLLTVTAALPAVGALVVAATPARRAGAARWTALAFSLGTLLLAAAVALRFDPGGDRYQLVESHTWIPAFGTRYQLGVDGVGVVLIALTAVLVPLVIAAAWRDADTGADADGETAAAPATATGTATATAAPARTSRYLALMLLVEAMVVMAFAATDVFLFYVFFEAMLIPMYFLIGGFGDRTRQATDGARTRAAVKFLLYNLLGGLVMLAAVVGLYAATARAGLGQDGGGTFDLPAITAAVADGTLALDPTVERALFLGFMFAFAVKAPLWPLHTWLPGAMGESTPATAVLITAVVDKVGTFAMLRYCLQLFPEASAWATPVVLTLAVISILYGALAAIAQTDLKRLVAYASVSHFGFIVLGVFALTSQGISGAALYMVNHGVSTAALMLIIGFLITRRGSRLIADFGGVQKVAPVLAGTFLVAGLATLSMPGLAPFVSEFLVLVGTFSSYPVAGAAATVGIVLAALYVLIMYQRTMTGPLTAKSRGVTDLRARELAVVTPLVALLLVLGVYPKPVLDVIDPAVGHTMSDLQRTDPAPEVPVADSHTAGGAR; the protein is encoded by the coding sequence ATGGAATTCCCCCTGCTGACCGTCACCGCGGCGCTGCCCGCGGTCGGCGCGCTGGTGGTGGCCGCCACCCCGGCCCGCAGGGCGGGCGCGGCGCGGTGGACGGCCCTGGCGTTCTCCCTCGGCACGCTGCTGCTGGCCGCCGCCGTGGCGCTCCGCTTCGACCCCGGCGGCGACCGCTACCAGCTCGTCGAGTCCCACACCTGGATCCCGGCCTTCGGCACCCGCTACCAGCTGGGCGTGGACGGCGTCGGCGTGGTGCTGATCGCGCTCACCGCCGTGCTGGTGCCGCTGGTCATCGCCGCCGCCTGGCGGGACGCCGACACCGGCGCCGATGCGGACGGGGAGACCGCGGCCGCCCCGGCCACCGCCACCGGTACGGCCACCGCGACCGCCGCGCCCGCCCGGACCAGCCGCTACCTGGCGCTGATGCTGCTGGTCGAGGCCATGGTGGTGATGGCGTTCGCGGCCACCGACGTCTTCCTGTTCTACGTGTTCTTCGAAGCCATGCTCATCCCGATGTACTTCCTCATCGGCGGCTTCGGCGACCGCACCCGGCAGGCGACCGACGGCGCGCGCACCCGGGCCGCCGTCAAGTTCCTGCTCTACAACCTGCTCGGCGGCCTGGTCATGCTGGCCGCCGTGGTCGGCCTGTACGCGGCCACCGCACGCGCCGGCCTCGGCCAGGACGGCGGCGGCACCTTCGACCTGCCGGCCATCACCGCCGCCGTCGCCGACGGCACCCTCGCCCTGGACCCGACCGTGGAGCGCGCCCTGTTCCTGGGCTTCATGTTCGCCTTCGCGGTCAAGGCCCCGCTGTGGCCGCTGCACACCTGGCTGCCCGGCGCCATGGGCGAGTCCACCCCGGCCACCGCCGTGCTGATCACCGCCGTGGTCGACAAGGTCGGCACCTTCGCCATGCTGCGCTACTGCCTCCAGCTGTTCCCGGAGGCCAGCGCCTGGGCCACGCCGGTGGTGCTCACCCTGGCGGTGATCTCCATCCTCTACGGCGCGCTGGCCGCGATCGCCCAGACCGACCTGAAGCGGCTGGTGGCGTACGCCTCCGTCTCGCACTTCGGGTTCATCGTGCTCGGCGTGTTCGCCCTCACCAGCCAGGGCATCTCCGGGGCCGCGCTGTACATGGTCAACCACGGCGTCTCCACCGCCGCGCTGATGCTGATCATCGGCTTCCTGATCACCCGGCGCGGCTCCCGGCTGATCGCCGACTTCGGCGGCGTGCAGAAGGTCGCCCCGGTGCTCGCCGGCACCTTCCTGGTCGCCGGCCTGGCCACGCTCTCCATGCCCGGCCTGGCGCCGTTCGTCAGCGAGTTCCTGGTGCTGGTCGGCACCTTCAGCAGCTACCCGGTGGCCGGCGCCGCCGCCACCGTCGGCATCGTGCTCGCCGCGCTGTACGTGCTGATCATGTACCAGCGCACCATGACCGGGCCGCTGACCGCGAAGTCCCGGGGGGTCACCGACCTCAGGGCCCGGGAGCTCGCCGTGGTCACCCCGCTGGTGGCGCTGCTGCTGGTGCTCGGCGTGTACCCGAAGCCGGTGCTCGACGTCATCGACCCCGCCGTCGGCCACACCATGTCCGACCTGCAACGCACCGACCCCGCTCCGGAGGTTCCGGTGGCCGACTCGCACACCGCAGGAGGTGCCCGCTGA
- a CDS encoding LolA family protein, producing the protein MSTDPTSPIDPTTPAAPTAAAPTAARSRRAGRAVWLPAGVAAVVAVSAFGVVPAIANDDPELAEISAEELLTRVAESDTETLSGTARASVDLGLPSWAETFLSGGESLAGLLPEDLASELPSDAASPLPGVDGPLAQLLTGGEVTAEVAADGPERQKVVVISEGEEYHYIHNGTDVWTYDSSSRSAEHTVLPEEAVAEQHEPLENPQEAIADFLAAVEPSTDITVDGTQEIAGRDAYTLKAVPRNEDSTVGEIRVGVDAETGVPLSFTLTARDGGEAVVDLAFTEISYDQPDADTFTFEAPRGTDVTETDLTSTGWAVEEELPEEWLEYDGSYVPLEPGAEPASWSTFEAEAVPAEVPAEGAPIEELEAELEASAELPSDFGAYGGHLTSGEDWGTVVTIPSGAGAGSVTGLVGMFGEEVSGDFGTGTLISSRLVNVLVEEDGTVHVGAVNVEALERVAAED; encoded by the coding sequence ATGAGCACCGACCCCACGTCCCCGATCGACCCCACCACGCCCGCCGCGCCCACGGCCGCGGCGCCCACCGCCGCGCGCTCCCGCCGGGCCGGCCGCGCGGTGTGGCTCCCGGCCGGCGTCGCGGCCGTCGTGGCCGTCTCCGCGTTCGGCGTGGTGCCGGCCATCGCCAACGACGACCCGGAGCTGGCGGAGATCTCCGCCGAGGAGCTGCTGACCCGGGTCGCCGAGTCCGACACCGAGACGCTCTCCGGCACCGCCCGCGCCAGCGTCGACCTCGGCCTGCCCAGCTGGGCCGAAACGTTCCTGTCCGGTGGCGAGTCCCTCGCCGGGCTGCTGCCGGAGGACCTCGCCTCCGAGCTGCCGTCCGACGCCGCCTCGCCGCTGCCGGGCGTGGACGGGCCGCTGGCCCAGCTGCTCACCGGCGGCGAGGTCACCGCCGAGGTGGCCGCCGACGGGCCGGAGCGGCAGAAGGTCGTCGTCATCAGCGAGGGCGAGGAGTACCACTACATCCACAACGGCACCGACGTGTGGACGTACGACAGCTCCTCGCGCAGCGCCGAGCACACCGTCCTGCCCGAGGAGGCGGTGGCCGAGCAGCACGAGCCGCTGGAGAACCCGCAGGAGGCGATCGCCGACTTCCTGGCGGCCGTCGAGCCGTCCACCGACATCACCGTCGACGGCACCCAGGAGATCGCCGGCCGGGACGCCTACACCCTCAAGGCCGTGCCGCGGAACGAGGACTCCACGGTCGGCGAGATCCGGGTGGGCGTCGACGCCGAGACCGGCGTCCCGCTGAGCTTCACGCTCACCGCGCGGGACGGCGGCGAGGCCGTGGTCGACCTCGCCTTCACCGAGATCTCCTACGACCAGCCGGACGCGGACACCTTCACCTTCGAGGCGCCCCGCGGCACCGACGTCACCGAGACCGACCTGACCAGCACCGGCTGGGCGGTCGAGGAGGAGCTGCCGGAGGAGTGGCTGGAGTACGACGGCAGCTACGTGCCGCTTGAGCCGGGGGCGGAGCCCGCCTCCTGGAGCACCTTCGAGGCGGAGGCCGTGCCCGCGGAGGTGCCCGCCGAGGGCGCCCCGATCGAGGAGCTGGAGGCCGAGCTGGAGGCCTCCGCCGAGTTGCCGTCCGACTTCGGCGCCTACGGCGGCCACCTCACCAGCGGCGAGGACTGGGGCACCGTGGTGACCATCCCGTCCGGCGCGGGCGCCGGCTCGGTGACCGGCCTGGTCGGGATGTTCGGCGAGGAGGTCAGCGGTGACTTCGGCACCGGCACCCTGATCTCCAGCCGCCTGGTCAACGTCCTGGTGGAGGAGGACGGCACCGTGCACGTCGGCGCCGTCAACGTCGAGGCCCTGGAGCGGGTCGCCGCCGAGGACTGA
- the nuoK gene encoding NADH-quinone oxidoreductase subunit NuoK, with product MNPTNYLFLSALLFSIGAAGVLTRRNAIVVFMCVELMLNACNLALVTFARMHGNLDGQIVAFFTMVVAAAEVVVGLAIIIAVFRTRRSASVDDASLLKN from the coding sequence GTGAACCCGACGAACTACCTGTTCCTGTCCGCGCTGCTGTTCTCGATCGGCGCCGCCGGGGTGCTGACCCGGCGCAACGCCATCGTCGTGTTCATGTGCGTGGAGCTGATGCTGAACGCCTGCAACCTGGCGCTGGTCACCTTCGCCCGCATGCACGGCAACCTCGACGGCCAGATCGTGGCCTTCTTCACGATGGTCGTCGCGGCGGCGGAGGTCGTCGTCGGTCTCGCGATCATCATCGCCGTCTTCCGCACCCGCCGCTCGGCCTCGGTCGACGACGCCAGCCTGCTGAAGAACTAA
- the nuoL gene encoding NADH-quinone oxidoreductase subunit L has protein sequence MATTTILTAAGEAGATSLVPSAAEGGFQGAAWLLLALPLLGAAVLLVGGRRTDRWGPLFATAAAAGSFLVGLGVFASLLGEEAEARSHTLHLFSWVPVESFQADVSLLLDPLSITFVLLITGVGTLIHVYSIGYMAADPRRRRFFGYLNLFLAAMLLLVLADNYLLLYAGWEGVGLASYLLIGFWQERDSAATAAKKAFIVNRVGDVGLALAVMLMFTTFGTFAYAEVLPAAEGATEGTLTAIGLLLLLAACGKSAQVPLQSWLGDAMEGPTPVSALIHAATMVTAGVYLITRSGVIFEAAPTAQTAVLAVGAVTLLFGAIVGCAKDDIKKALAGSTMSQIGYMVLAAGLGPIGYGFAIMHLVTHGFFKAGLFLGAGSVMHAMDDEVDMRRYGALRSYLPVTYVTFGLGYLAIIGFPGLSGFWSKDRIIEAAFASGGAQGWLLGAVTLVGAGVTAFYMTRVMLMTFFGEKRWRGTGPGEDPATAPHPHEAPRSMTVPMVLLAVGSVGAGAFLALGERFVHWLEPVTGYEHGHLPVPALAVTAATLVTVLLGAGLGWAAYGRRPVPAVAPAGSWATRAARRDLLQDDFNHVVLVQPGRRLVAAVDGTDRSGVDGVVGAVAGTVAVLSDRLRLLQNGFVRSYALSMLYGAVVLVAATVLVRSV, from the coding sequence ATGGCCACCACCACCATCTTGACCGCCGCCGGCGAAGCCGGGGCGACGTCGCTGGTCCCCAGCGCCGCCGAAGGGGGCTTCCAGGGCGCCGCCTGGCTGCTGCTCGCCCTGCCGCTGCTCGGCGCCGCCGTGCTGCTGGTCGGCGGGCGCCGCACCGACCGGTGGGGCCCACTCTTCGCCACCGCGGCCGCCGCCGGCAGCTTCCTGGTCGGCCTCGGGGTGTTCGCCTCGCTGCTCGGCGAGGAGGCCGAGGCCCGCTCGCACACCCTGCACCTGTTCAGCTGGGTGCCGGTGGAGAGCTTCCAGGCCGACGTGTCGCTGCTGCTGGACCCGCTCTCCATCACCTTCGTGCTGCTGATCACCGGCGTCGGCACGCTGATCCACGTCTACTCGATCGGCTACATGGCCGCCGATCCCCGCCGGCGCCGGTTCTTCGGCTACCTCAACCTGTTCCTCGCGGCGATGCTGCTGCTCGTCCTCGCCGACAACTACCTGCTGCTGTACGCCGGCTGGGAGGGCGTGGGCCTCGCCTCCTACCTGCTCATCGGCTTCTGGCAGGAGCGGGACTCGGCGGCCACCGCGGCGAAGAAGGCGTTCATCGTCAACCGGGTGGGCGACGTCGGCCTGGCCCTCGCGGTGATGCTGATGTTCACCACCTTCGGCACCTTCGCCTACGCCGAGGTGCTGCCGGCCGCCGAGGGGGCCACCGAGGGCACGCTCACCGCGATCGGCCTGCTGCTGCTCCTGGCCGCCTGCGGGAAGTCCGCGCAGGTGCCGCTGCAGTCCTGGCTGGGCGACGCGATGGAGGGCCCCACCCCGGTCTCCGCGCTGATCCACGCCGCCACCATGGTCACCGCCGGCGTGTACCTGATCACCCGCTCCGGGGTGATCTTCGAGGCGGCGCCGACCGCCCAGACCGCCGTGCTCGCCGTCGGCGCGGTCACCCTGCTCTTCGGTGCGATCGTCGGGTGCGCCAAGGACGACATCAAGAAGGCGCTGGCCGGATCCACCATGTCGCAGATCGGCTACATGGTGCTGGCCGCCGGCCTGGGCCCGATCGGCTACGGCTTCGCGATCATGCACCTGGTCACCCACGGCTTCTTCAAGGCCGGCCTGTTCCTCGGCGCCGGCTCGGTGATGCACGCCATGGACGACGAGGTCGACATGCGGCGCTACGGCGCCCTGCGGAGCTACCTGCCGGTCACCTACGTCACCTTCGGCCTCGGCTACCTCGCCATCATCGGCTTTCCCGGGCTGTCCGGCTTCTGGTCCAAGGACCGCATCATCGAGGCGGCGTTCGCCTCCGGCGGCGCCCAGGGCTGGCTCCTCGGCGCGGTCACGCTGGTCGGCGCCGGAGTCACCGCCTTCTACATGACCCGCGTGATGCTGATGACGTTCTTCGGCGAGAAGCGCTGGCGCGGCACCGGCCCCGGCGAGGACCCGGCCACCGCGCCGCACCCGCACGAGGCGCCGCGCTCGATGACCGTCCCGATGGTGCTGCTGGCCGTGGGCTCGGTCGGCGCCGGGGCGTTCCTCGCCCTCGGCGAGCGCTTCGTGCACTGGCTGGAGCCGGTCACCGGCTACGAGCACGGCCACCTGCCGGTGCCGGCGCTGGCGGTCACCGCCGCCACCCTGGTCACCGTCCTCCTCGGGGCCGGCCTCGGCTGGGCCGCCTACGGCCGCCGTCCGGTGCCCGCCGTGGCGCCGGCCGGCTCCTGGGCCACCCGGGCCGCCCGCCGCGACCTGCTCCAGGACGACTTCAACCACGTGGTGCTGGTCCAGCCCGGCCGCCGGCTGGTCGCCGCCGTCGACGGCACCGACCGCAGCGGCGTGGACGGCGTGGTCGGCGCCGTGGCGGGCACCGTCGCCGTCCTCTCGGACCGGCTGCGGCTGCTGCAGAACGGCTTCGTGCGCAGCTACGCGCTCTCCATGCTGTACGGCGCCGTGGTGCTGGTCGCCGCCACCGTGCTGGTCCGGAGCGTGTGA
- a CDS encoding adenylate/guanylate cyclase domain-containing protein — MTEPVGRTILLMDVEGSGGRDDVEQAVIRRMLYSVLADTLEAAGVEPTERRVEDRGDGVMVLISPTVPKPHLIRALLTETPARLHAGNRVAGPGTQVRLRIVLATGEVALDEHGAVGADLVAAFRLLDSDALRAALRRSAEPSALCVSDAVHHGVVRHGHLGIRPEHFHRFRTPTKEGAADAWLYDPTRTAAGPTRPADGAPAGAEPTPGRPDQPAAPATSATPATPSGWQVGSGNFFFGTASIAGDAVAGDKYMGGGQGGESR; from the coding sequence ATGACGGAACCCGTGGGCAGGACGATCCTCCTGATGGACGTGGAGGGCTCCGGTGGTCGGGACGACGTGGAGCAGGCCGTCATCCGGCGGATGCTGTACTCCGTCCTCGCCGACACCCTGGAGGCGGCCGGCGTGGAGCCGACCGAGCGCCGGGTCGAGGACCGCGGCGACGGCGTGATGGTGCTGATCAGCCCCACCGTGCCCAAGCCGCATCTGATCCGGGCGCTGCTGACCGAGACGCCGGCCCGCCTGCACGCCGGCAACCGGGTGGCCGGCCCCGGCACCCAGGTGCGGCTGCGGATCGTGCTGGCCACCGGCGAGGTCGCGCTCGACGAACACGGCGCGGTCGGCGCGGACCTGGTCGCGGCCTTCCGCCTGCTGGACTCCGACGCGCTGCGCGCGGCGCTGCGCCGGTCGGCGGAACCGTCCGCGCTGTGCGTCTCCGACGCCGTGCACCACGGCGTGGTCCGCCACGGCCACCTGGGCATCCGCCCCGAGCACTTCCACCGCTTCCGCACCCCCACCAAGGAGGGCGCGGCCGACGCCTGGCTGTACGACCCGACGCGGACGGCCGCGGGGCCGACCCGGCCGGCGGACGGCGCGCCCGCCGGCGCCGAGCCGACACCGGGGCGGCCCGACCAGCCGGCCGCCCCGGCGACCTCAGCCACCCCGGCCACCCCGTCGGGCTGGCAGGTGGGCTCCGGCAACTTCTTCTTCGGCACCGCCTCCATAGCCGGCGACGCCGTCGCCGGTGACAAGTACATGGGCGGCGGCCAGGGCGGTGAGTCCCGGTGA
- the nuoN gene encoding NADH-quinone oxidoreductase subunit NuoN, with product MIGTTLGTLAAAGAAGAGETVHRLWTTAATQPTPTQPLPGIDAPEIEYTQLAPILIVVGVSIVGMLVEAFVPRRWRYRVQVPLALAGLVAGFVAVIALALAGYASETPLLAAEGAVAVDGPALFLQGTVLLVAVVAVLTFAERRLEPRGADEAPVDSFAAQAATVPGSVQERKAAAAGFTTTEVYPLALFAVAGMLVFPAAADLLTMFVALEVLSLPLYILCGLARRRRLLSQEAAMKYFLLGAFASAFFLFGVAMLYGYAGTTSLSGIADTVAGYPSTAAAAAIGNDALLLTGLGLVAVGLLFKIGAVPFHAWTPDVYQGAPTPVTGFMAAATKVAAFGALLRLLYVALPGLSWDWRPVMWGVAIATMVVGAVVAVTQTDVKRLLAYSSIAHAGFLLTGAVASNEAGISSVLFYLAAYSFVTLGAFAVVTLVRDAGGEATHLSRWDGLGRRSPVVATAFAIFLLAFAGIPLTSGFIGKFAVFSAAAEGGATPLVIVGVLCSAVAAFFYVRVIVRMFFNPPRVDGPTVAVPSPFTTVAIALGVAVTVALGLLPQAALDLADAAAVFAG from the coding sequence ATGATCGGGACGACACTCGGGACGCTGGCCGCCGCCGGCGCGGCCGGCGCCGGCGAGACCGTCCACAGGCTGTGGACGACGGCCGCCACCCAGCCCACCCCCACCCAGCCGCTGCCCGGCATCGACGCCCCGGAGATCGAGTACACGCAGCTGGCCCCGATCCTCATCGTGGTCGGCGTCTCGATCGTCGGCATGCTGGTCGAGGCGTTCGTGCCCCGCCGGTGGCGCTACCGCGTCCAGGTGCCCCTGGCACTGGCCGGCCTGGTCGCCGGCTTCGTCGCGGTGATCGCGCTGGCGCTCGCCGGCTACGCCTCCGAGACCCCGCTGCTGGCCGCCGAGGGCGCGGTCGCCGTGGACGGGCCGGCGCTCTTCCTCCAGGGCACCGTGCTGCTGGTGGCCGTCGTCGCCGTGCTCACCTTCGCCGAACGCCGACTGGAACCGCGCGGCGCCGACGAGGCGCCGGTGGACTCCTTCGCCGCGCAGGCCGCGACCGTGCCCGGCAGCGTCCAGGAGCGCAAGGCCGCCGCGGCCGGCTTCACCACCACCGAGGTCTACCCGCTGGCGCTGTTCGCCGTCGCCGGCATGCTGGTTTTCCCGGCCGCCGCCGACCTGCTGACCATGTTCGTCGCGCTGGAGGTGCTCTCCCTCCCGCTGTACATCCTGTGCGGCCTGGCCCGGCGCCGCCGCCTCCTGTCCCAGGAGGCCGCGATGAAGTACTTCCTGCTCGGCGCGTTCGCCTCGGCGTTCTTCCTGTTCGGCGTGGCCATGCTCTACGGCTACGCCGGCACCACCTCGCTCAGCGGCATCGCCGACACCGTGGCCGGCTACCCCTCCACTGCCGCCGCGGCGGCCATCGGCAACGACGCGCTGCTGCTCACCGGCCTGGGCCTGGTCGCGGTCGGCCTGCTGTTCAAGATCGGCGCCGTGCCGTTCCACGCCTGGACCCCGGACGTCTACCAGGGCGCGCCGACCCCGGTCACCGGCTTCATGGCGGCGGCCACCAAGGTGGCCGCCTTCGGGGCGCTGCTGCGGCTGCTGTACGTGGCGCTGCCCGGGCTGAGCTGGGACTGGCGGCCGGTGATGTGGGGCGTGGCGATCGCCACCATGGTGGTCGGCGCGGTGGTCGCGGTCACCCAGACCGACGTCAAGCGGCTGCTGGCGTACTCCTCGATCGCGCACGCCGGGTTCCTGCTGACCGGAGCCGTCGCCTCCAACGAGGCCGGCATCTCCTCGGTGCTGTTCTACCTGGCCGCCTACTCCTTCGTGACGCTCGGCGCCTTCGCCGTGGTCACGCTGGTCCGCGACGCGGGCGGCGAGGCCACCCACCTGTCCCGCTGGGACGGGCTGGGCCGGCGCTCCCCGGTGGTCGCCACGGCCTTCGCGATCTTCCTGCTGGCCTTCGCCGGCATCCCGCTGACCAGCGGGTTCATCGGCAAGTTCGCCGTGTTCAGCGCGGCGGCCGAGGGCGGCGCGACCCCGCTGGTCATCGTCGGCGTGCTGTGCAGCGCGGTGGCCGCCTTCTTCTACGTGCGGGTGATCGTGCGGATGTTCTTCAACCCGCCCCGGGTCGACGGCCCGACGGTGGCGGTGCCCAGCCCGTTCACCACCGTGGCGATCGCCCTGGGCGTGGCGGTCACCGTGGCCCTCGGGCTGCTGCCGCAGGCGGCGCTCGACCTGGCCGACGCCGCCGCGGTCTTCGCCGGCTAG